In the genome of Mytilus edulis chromosome 3, xbMytEdul2.2, whole genome shotgun sequence, one region contains:
- the LOC139515850 gene encoding thyroid receptor-interacting protein 11-like isoform X2, producing the protein MVTDLGKTQQQNSTSAFMDSIEKENLLLKKKNLELQEQLIILEKSVHTLTEEKNIYSSNGTDLEQIQQFEAIKSDLESEKEALEMVLMDLRSQLKEKEEDLEEIKAKLIQQESDYQFLKQQKDKMEESFNETKMELSNTEFIISSLEMEKESLEKTLNESNLEGGEDSQKLKDELLNKSQLIEELASEKTDLETSLEELDAQHEEAMNQVISLRNDLSGKVENLQTKVKELSNLRDQLMEEKKCQEKELQDLTEVKDQLSGQVQGQTAELEDLKSIKEQLEAQILSQQAQMTELKETMEKLKVQIDDKEKEKNDRQTDEEEVVNKLKISIEEKDQKIKDLSSSLHTFQKENTERIKSLEDKTNELQDVVSSVEGLTRERDELTKSLEDKEKLVLSLERKIKEKDENISSMEEKYSFVNEKLQQGSEAETCDFLQRISDLQDTLTQKEELINNLNSESHNFTAEKDKLEKMVNKLQEEREASDKKMTEMNEKFNNGAMTINNLHMDVKDMKERLSQADSDLNDKSQKIKQIREEYETCTQTLSDLRNENNFLKQTLEASLDDQEKLKLSEDVVKLKTDLEEKTIELVALIEKNNKLEKIETEFLEFKEEAEKQISELTESVSGKDEEIINFREDIAILKVEFEDKVEFLMTENLSLENKVKHLNEAIDGKVQYYETLIKDLKSGGEVSVPITEEIKTLTKLNKEKDTVIQNLTDEIDRLKGSVLSESDTLTTCDSFDFVAKEQTISDLRQDILSLSAENELCQSKIQEQMVQIEELKQKDEKSKLDSRNLSSEHNSATETISQLQNEIELLRGTIQDQKAGITELNDKCQDQVHLLKERESQLTKEEGILVLLRQSLIEKDQQIEFLGKQMKKATLLIPEERRRLLEEDDVRDFSLLALEYPEKKAIEDVEKGTLEQGEKEEVREEMVRKSASQEETGRNIEENGRDFEETESRNVIEEMEKLQSLIKQKDDVINNLQSNNASLLKMLESKSVSSNDKTVVDIHRLENEVRSLKLEREQIMAVMNEKSREASSLKSEVHRLMNVVAASKSAIDKLQKDMIQGPDVNGDKDDMHKQALQNLSRLIRDKDLEVESLKQKNETLLTVLQESSSSGSELSTLMQDKDNLAKQLKVLQDERDQMVLFVNQKHEESLKYHQEVQRLTQYINTEMEKHNKIQQEYANLAPQFEDKQQALLKAQNELINYRQKYTELEVKYGEMVQKVNSSGTVDVSSYNSQTDELKHTQEKLKELNESLRETEQKVTTLHQQNVEYEEVIVKRDAELHSMRKQVDTLTFQLQGAEGELSDLKQEHSKSEKETSDNISHMQMLKESNNRLTLEVQDREFEIKSLQEKMQTLTSVVHGQKDEEGQLNKLLEENESVMAQVKELQHERHQTIMALKQRQIETQELQRECQKLKEKEVKYAKELERLRGHLLQMEEAYTKDALESEEREKDLRNRLASAEEKVLSSSSAVQSASQQAVHQVESLQQQLHTVASQRDQAYLQLSSLQDQCQQYAVSLSNLQLVLEQFQREKDTQVSGEVEKYQRENEKLKKTVTELSAELKLVKEKLSDAEDGLEAAARLHQQLDKCDQIIAALKEEVQIREATLKNAEVEISDLRNSKDSKVDKLVIKSMFLGYFTAPKNKRDDVLHTIGSVLNFTPQEFEKITGDTAKGGWMSGLLRFGGTPVATPPTTPTRRHTVTAADTPDRSFSELFVKFLETESSPKQTMRLPAEEMAADVQRHHKPVFNPFTAPRHVNNEGRQPHDERHLLMPSSPLSSTLPVFSPAMDTSRPTQPKTSSAYLNDVLKSS; encoded by the exons GATAAGATGGAAGAATCATTTAATGAGACAAAGATGG AATTATCAAATACAGAGTTTATCATATCTTCACTGGAAATGGAGAAGGAAAGTCTAGAGAAAACACTAAATGAATCTAACCTTGAAGGAGGTGAGGATTCACAGAAACTTAAAGATGAACTGTTAAACAAATCTCAGCTTATAGAGGAACTAGCTTCAGAAAAAACTGATCTGGAAACCAGTTTAGAGGAACTGGATGCCCAGCACGAGGAAGCCATGAATCAAGTTATCAGTCTACGAAATGACTTGTCTGGAAAAGTTGAAAATTTGCAGACAAAAGTAAAGGAACTATCAAATCTCCGGGATCAACTGATGGAAGAGAAGAAATGTCAAGAAAAAGAATTACAAGACCTTACAGAGGTTAAAGATCAGCTGTCTGGACAAGTTCAAGGTCAGACTGCAGAATTAGAAGATTTGAAAAGTATCAAAGAGCAACTGGAGGCACAAATTCTCAGTCAGCAAGCTCAAATGACAGAACTGAAGGAAACAATGGAAAAGTTGAAGGTACAAATAGATGATAaggaaaaagaaaagaatgaTAGACAGACTGATGAAGAGGAAGTTGTCAATAAACTCAAAATATCTATAGAGGAGAAAGACCAAAAAATTAAAGACTTAAGTTCCAGTTTACATACATTTCAGAAAGAAAATACTGAGCGTATAAAATCTTTAGAAGATAAAACTAATGAATTACAAGACGTGGTGTCTTCTGTTGAAGGGTTGACGAGAGAAAGAGATGAACTCACTAAAAGTTTAGAAGACAAGGAGAAATTAGTTTTATCTTTGGAGAGAAAGATAAaggaaaaagatgaaaatataagTAGTATGGAAGAAAAATATAGCTTTGTTAACGAAAAACTTCAGCAGGGTTCCGAAGCTGAAACATGTGATTTCTTACAACGAATTAGTGACTTACAAGATACTTTGACACAAAAAGAAGAATTGATAAACAATTTGAACTCTGAAAGTCATAATTTTACTGCAGAAAAAGATAAACTTGAAAAAATGGTTAATAAATTACAAGAGGAAAGGGAGGCATCTGataaaaaaatgacagaaatgaatgaaaaatttaATAATGGTGCTATGACTATTAATAATTTACATATGGATGTCAAGGACATGAAAGAGAGGCTTTCTCAGGCTGATAGTGATTTAAATGACAAAAGtcagaaaattaaacaaataagagAAGaatatgaaacttgtacacaaacATTGTCAGatttaagaaatgaaaataattttttaaaacaaactttagAAGCTAGTCTGGATGatcaagaaaaattaaaattatctgAAGATGTTGTTAAACTGAAAACTGATTTAGAAGAAAAAACTATTGAATTGGTAgctttaatagaaaaaaataataaactggaAAAAATAGAGACTGAATTTTTAGAATTTAAGGAAGAGGCAGAGAAACAGATCTCTGAACTAACAGAAAGTGTATCTGGAAAAGATGAAGAGATAATTAACTTTAGAGAAGATATCGCCATACTTAAAGTAGAGTTCGAAGATAAAGTTGAGTTTCTAATGACAGAAAATCTATCTTTGGAAAATAAGGTGAAACATTTAAATGAAGCGATCGATGGAAAAGTTCAGTATTATGAAACTTTGATAAAAGATTTAAAGAGTGGTGGTGAAGTTAGTGTACCGATAACGGAGGAAATCAAAACTCTGACAAAACTaaataaggaaaaagatactGTGATACAAAATTTGACTGATGAAATTGACCGGTTAAAAGGGTCAGTATTAAGTGAATCTGATACTTTGACAACATGTgattcatttgattttgttgcTAAGGAACAAACAATCTCTGATTTACGACAAGATATTTTATCTTTGTCAGCTGAAAATGAACTCTGTCAGTCAAAAATACAGGAACAGATGGTTCAAATTGAAGAACTTAAACAAAAGGATGAAAAGTCAAAATTAGATAGCCGGAATTTATCATCAGAACATAACTCAGCAACGGAAACAATTTCTCAGTTACAAAATGAGATTGAATTACTACGAGGTACCATTCAGGACCAAAAGGCAGGTATAACGGAGTTGAATGACAAATGTCAAGATCAGGTACATTTACTGAAGGAAAGAGAAAGTCAACTGACTAAAGAAGAAGGCATCTTGGTTCTCCTACGGCAATCGTTGATCGAAAAAGATCAACAAATTGAATTTCTTGGTAAACAAATGAAAAAGGCCACGTTATTGATCCCAGAGGAAAGAAGGAGATTACTAGAGGAAGATGATGTTCGTGATTTTTCTCTCCTGGCACTGGAATATCCAGAAAAGAAAGCAATAGAAGACGTGGAGAAAGGGACCTTAGAACAGGGAGAGAAAGAAGAAGTAAGGGAGGAGATGGTAAGAAAATCAGCTTCTCAAGAAGAAACTGGAAGAAATATTGAAGAAAATGGAAGAGATTTTGAAGAAACTGAATCACGAAATGTTATCGAAGAAATGGAAAAGTTGCAaagtttgataaaacaaaaagatgATGTTATTAACAATCTGCAGAGTAACAATGCTTCTTTACTAAAGATGTTAGAATCTAAATCTGTTTCTTCAAACGATAAGACTGTCGTGGATATTCATAGGTTGGAAAATGAAGTTAGGAGTTTAAAGTTGGAAAGGGAACAAATAATGGCAGTGATGAATGAGAAATCTAGAGAAGCAAGCTCGTTAAAATCTGAGGTTCATAGGTTAATGAATGTTGTGGCAGCTTCAAAAAGTGCAATAGACAAGCTTCAGAAAGACATGATACAGGGTCCAGATGTGAATGGGGATAAAGATGACATGCATAAGCAAGCTCTTCAGAATCTGTCACGCTTGATACGAGATAAGGATCTAGAAGTCGAATCTTTGAAACAGAAAAATGAAACATTGTTAACTGTCTTACAGGAATCATCATCCAGTGGGTCAGAACTCAGTACATTAATGCAAGATAAAGATAACTTAGCAAAACAGCTCAAAGTTTTACAAGATGAGCGAGATCAGATGGTTCTGTTCGTAAATCAGAAACATGAAGAAAGTTTAAAATATCACCAAGAAGTTCAAAGGTTAACTCAATATATAAACACTGAAATGGAAAAACATAATAAGATACAACAAGAGTATGCTAACTTGGCGCCACAATTTGAGGATAAGCAACAAGCATTGCTAAAGGCTCAGAATGAACTCATAAATTATAGACAAAAATATACTGAATTAGAAGTCAAATATGGAGAAATGGTTCAAAAAGTCAATTCTTCTGGTACCGTCGATGTCTCCTCTTATAACTCGCAGACAGACGAACTCAAACATACACAGgagaaattaaaagaattaaatgaaAGTTTACGTGAAACTGAACAGAAAGTAACAACACTTCATCAACAGAACGTAGAATATGAGGAGGTGATAGTTAAACGGGACGCAGAACTTCATAGCATGAGGAAACAGGTCGATACTCTTACATTCCAATTACAAGGAGCTGAGGGAGAGCTGTCAGATTTGAAACAGGAACACAGTAAGTCAGAGAAGGAAACATCAGATAATATATCACACATGCAGATGTTGAAGGAATCGAACAACAGACTGACCTTAGAGGTTCAAGACAGGGAGTTTGAGATCAAAAGTTTACAGGAGAAAATGCAGACACTGACCTCTGTTGTCCACGGGCAGAAAGATGAGGAGGGACAACTCAATAAGTTGTTAGAGGAAAATGAATCTGTGATGGCACAAGTAAAAGAACTACAACATGAAAGACATCAGACCATCATGGCACTGAAACAAAGACAGATTGAAACACAGGAACTACAGAGAGAG TGTCAGAAGTTGAAAGAAAAGGAAGTAAAATATGCAAAAGAGTTGGAGAGACTTAGAGGACATCTTCTTCAG ATGGAAGAAGCTTACACCAAAGATGCCTTAGAATCTGAGGAGAGAGAGAAAGATTTACGTAATCGTTTGGCTTCAGCTGAGGAGAAAGTCTTGTCTTCTTCATCAGCTGTGCAGTCAGCAAG TCAGCAAGCTGTCCATCAAGTAGAGAGTTTACAACAACAATTACATACCGTAGCATCTCAACGTGATCAGGCTTATTTACAACTGTCGTCTCTACAGGACCAGTGTCAACAGTATGCTGTATCCCTGTCTAACTTACAACTGGTCCTGGAACAATTTCAAAGAG aaaaagatACACAAGTGTCTGGTGAAGTTGAAAAATATCAAAGAGAAAACGAAAAACTTAAAAAGACAGTCACAGAACTTAGTGCAGAATTAAAATTAGTCAAG GAAAAGTTATCCGATGCAGAAGATGGCTTAGAAGCAGCCGCCAGACTTCATCAACAGTTAGATAAATGTGATCAGATTATAGCAGCACTCAAAGAAGAAG TACAAATCCGTGAAGCAACCTTAAAGAATGCAGAGGTTGAAATAAGTGATCTGAGGAACAGTAAAGATTCCAAGGTCGACAA GTTGGTAATTAAAAGCATGTTCCTTGGATATTTTACTGCCCCTAAAAATAAACGGGATGATGTCCTTCATACTATTGGCAGTGTACTCAATTTTACACCACAGGAATTTGAAAAG ATAACTGGCGACACAGCTAAAGGAGGATGGATGTCTGGGCTCCTTAGATTTGGAGGGACACCAGTAGCTACACCCCCAACCACACCCACAAGACGGCATACAGTCACAGCAGCAGATACACCAGATAGG TCCTTTTCCGAATTATTTGTGAAATTCTTGGAGACAGAATCGTCACCCAAACAAACAATGAGACTTCCTGCCGAGGAGATGGCCGCAGACGTGCAGCGACATCACAAACCTGTGTTTAATCCATTCACAGCACCAAGACATGTGAACAATGAAGGGAGACAACCTCATGATGAACGACATTTACTGATGCCTTCGTCACCGTTATCATCTACACTACCCGTGTTCTCTCCTGCTATGGACACGTCACGTCCAACACAACCAAAAACTTCTAGTGCTTATTTGAATGATGTGTTAAAATCTAGCTAA